From Geomonas agri, one genomic window encodes:
- a CDS encoding glycosyltransferase family 4 protein, which translates to MKVLHLSTSDTGGGAFNAARRLHQGLLGHGAASRMLVQTTPGSDPLVTAKLGRGAAQFAFLRYFLDALPALASRRGRGTTFTPAVLPDALAGDVAALAPDVVHLHWVAGGFLRVETLARFKRPVVWTLHDSWPFTGGCHVPQECLRYTGACGACPQLASRHEHDLSRVVWNRKQRAWRQVSMTVVAPSRWMARCAGESSLFRGRRIEVIPNGLDLVSVRPLDKAEARRALGLPEDRRYILFGAVRGLSDSNKGAQYLAPALEQLARAGLGQTVELLLFGRDIPDSKLDLGLPARYLGYFEDQQDLNRLYSVADLFLAPSRQENLPCTVMEAMACGTPCVGFDVGGMPDLITHGVDGYLARPFDPESLADGIAWVLQATAKGAALPAFCRAKVEERFDIRVCAQRHLDLYRDIMAGGAAG; encoded by the coding sequence ATGAAAGTCCTGCATCTTTCCACCTCGGATACCGGCGGCGGCGCCTTCAACGCAGCTCGCCGTCTGCACCAGGGGCTCCTGGGGCACGGGGCGGCGTCCCGGATGCTGGTCCAGACCACTCCCGGTAGCGATCCGCTGGTCACGGCCAAGCTTGGACGCGGTGCCGCTCAGTTTGCCTTTTTGAGGTACTTCCTTGACGCACTCCCGGCCCTGGCGAGCCGCCGCGGTAGGGGGACCACTTTCACGCCTGCCGTGCTCCCCGATGCGCTGGCCGGGGACGTCGCCGCACTGGCGCCTGATGTCGTCCATCTGCACTGGGTGGCGGGTGGGTTCCTGAGGGTGGAGACTCTGGCGCGGTTCAAGCGCCCGGTGGTGTGGACCCTCCACGACTCCTGGCCTTTCACCGGGGGGTGTCACGTCCCGCAGGAGTGCCTTCGCTATACCGGCGCGTGCGGTGCCTGTCCTCAGCTTGCTTCCCGCCACGAGCACGACCTTTCCCGCGTGGTCTGGAACCGGAAACAGCGGGCGTGGCGGCAGGTCTCCATGACGGTGGTGGCGCCCAGTCGCTGGATGGCCCGCTGTGCAGGCGAAAGCTCCCTGTTTCGCGGGCGCAGGATCGAAGTGATCCCCAACGGCCTCGACCTGGTATCGGTTCGTCCGCTGGATAAGGCGGAGGCGCGCCGCGCGCTCGGACTGCCCGAGGACCGGCGTTATATCCTGTTCGGCGCCGTGCGCGGTCTCAGCGACAGCAACAAGGGGGCGCAGTACTTGGCGCCGGCCCTGGAACAGCTGGCGCGGGCGGGGCTTGGTCAGACCGTGGAGCTGCTGCTGTTCGGCCGCGACATTCCCGACAGCAAGCTCGACCTGGGGCTGCCTGCCAGGTACCTTGGCTACTTCGAGGACCAGCAGGACCTGAACCGGCTCTACAGCGTTGCCGATCTCTTTCTGGCCCCGTCGCGGCAGGAGAACCTTCCCTGCACGGTCATGGAGGCCATGGCCTGCGGCACCCCCTGCGTAGGTTTCGATGTCGGGGGAATGCCGGACCTTATTACCCACGGAGTCGACGGCTACCTGGCCCGTCCCTTCGATCCGGAGTCGCTTGCCGATGGCATCGCGTGGGTGCTGCAAGCCACCGCGAAGGGGGCCGCCTTGCCGGCGTTCTGCCGCGCCAAGGTAGAAGAGAGATTCGACATCAGGGTGTGTGCGCAACGGCACCTCGACCTGTACCGTGACATCATGGCTGGAGGCGCCGCAGGGTAG
- a CDS encoding polysaccharide deacetylase family protein, translated as MLLDAIHMGVSPLLMASRWVRNRLSPPVLILLYHRVTRLEHDPQLLAVSPENFRAQMRYLKENFALARLDDDWERIPKPAVVVTFDDGYADNALEALPILEELQVPATFFVATELLGSGREFWWDDVERLLLTERTYPPALELQINGAAKRWDTAMPQQRARCYQELLPLLRRELPQQREDHLDKLRSWAGAGKEGRATHRSLSGEELRTLAASPQVTLGAHTVTHSSLSTLPASHQREEIAASRARLEELTGKKAEVFSYPFGTRRDYTGATVSVCRELGFARTCSAFPGQWRAGTDVQQLPRQVVRDWDLATFKKQLSRFWIS; from the coding sequence ATGCTGCTGGATGCGATCCATATGGGGGTATCCCCGCTGCTGATGGCGAGCAGGTGGGTGCGTAACCGCTTGAGCCCGCCGGTGCTGATCCTGCTTTACCACCGGGTCACCCGGCTGGAACACGACCCGCAACTCTTGGCGGTGTCGCCAGAGAACTTTCGGGCCCAGATGCGTTATCTAAAGGAAAACTTCGCCCTGGCGCGCCTGGATGACGATTGGGAGCGCATCCCGAAACCGGCGGTGGTGGTCACCTTCGATGACGGCTACGCGGACAACGCGCTGGAGGCGCTGCCCATACTGGAAGAACTGCAGGTTCCTGCCACCTTCTTCGTGGCGACGGAACTGCTGGGGAGTGGCCGGGAATTCTGGTGGGACGATGTGGAACGCTTGCTGCTCACCGAGCGAACCTATCCTCCTGCCCTGGAACTGCAGATCAATGGGGCGGCGAAACGCTGGGATACCGCGATGCCGCAGCAGCGTGCCCGGTGCTACCAGGAGCTCTTGCCGCTGCTGCGTCGCGAGCTGCCGCAACAGCGTGAGGATCACCTGGACAAGTTGCGATCGTGGGCCGGAGCAGGAAAGGAGGGGCGGGCGACCCATCGGTCCCTCTCTGGGGAGGAGTTGCGCACCTTGGCTGCCAGTCCCCAGGTGACCTTGGGTGCCCATACCGTGACCCACTCCTCGCTCTCTACGTTGCCTGCCTCGCACCAGCGCGAGGAAATAGCGGCTTCAAGAGCGCGCCTGGAGGAGTTGACCGGTAAGAAGGCCGAAGTCTTCTCTTACCCCTTCGGCACCAGGCGGGATTACACCGGCGCAACGGTATCCGTGTGCCGCGAACTGGGCTTTGCCCGGACCTGTTCCGCTTTCCCGGGACAGTGGCGTGCCGGTACCGATGTGCAACAATTGCCGCGCCAGGTCGTGCGCGACTGGGACCTCGCTACCTTTAAAAAACAGCTGTCACGGTTCTGGATCTCATGA
- a CDS encoding glycosyltransferase family protein has product MKLLIITSSYARYLQSFYGSRPELGACTYAVQKEAYEQDAFGWSSCWRDALRPHGWDVLDIIWNVEPMQRAWARDRGMKQWSTVDLKQILLLQAKEFQPDLVWFDEYDQALLHALRRDIPSIRGVLGWVGSAMPKTEVWSDLDLILSCAPESVTALQQEGYPARCFPHSFDPTILQRLDKREKSLEITFIGQLLRFNDFHLQRDALLELLSRQVPLAIHSPSASTSRADHLKSLVKVGVNLGMRGLTKLGVSEKSLRGLPLLGVVAGLTPEQCWPVNPRLRPFLKPALFGLEMFQLVADSLLALNIHADSSPLFASNMRLYEVSGVGSCLVSDWKQNLHEIFEPDREVAVFRSAEECVEKVKWLLEHRIVAEEMGRAAQRRTLENYTFAHRAPGLAGLLQGLLDASSRGSKGA; this is encoded by the coding sequence TTGAAACTGCTGATCATCACTTCATCCTATGCGAGGTACCTGCAGTCGTTCTACGGCTCGCGCCCGGAGCTTGGCGCCTGCACCTACGCCGTGCAGAAGGAGGCGTACGAGCAGGACGCGTTCGGCTGGTCCAGTTGCTGGCGTGATGCGCTGCGCCCACACGGCTGGGACGTCCTCGACATCATCTGGAATGTGGAGCCGATGCAGCGTGCCTGGGCCAGGGACCGGGGTATGAAGCAGTGGAGCACGGTCGATTTGAAGCAGATCCTGCTGCTGCAGGCCAAGGAGTTCCAACCCGACCTGGTCTGGTTCGATGAGTATGACCAGGCGTTGCTGCACGCGCTCAGGCGTGACATCCCTTCCATCAGGGGTGTCCTCGGTTGGGTGGGGAGCGCCATGCCCAAGACCGAGGTGTGGTCGGACCTGGACCTGATCCTGTCCTGTGCGCCTGAATCGGTGACAGCCCTGCAACAGGAGGGGTACCCTGCGCGTTGCTTCCCGCACAGCTTCGATCCCACCATTTTGCAGCGCCTCGACAAGCGAGAGAAGAGCCTGGAAATCACCTTCATCGGGCAGTTGCTGCGCTTCAACGACTTTCACCTTCAGCGGGACGCTCTCTTGGAGTTGCTGTCACGGCAGGTACCGCTGGCCATCCACTCGCCCAGCGCCTCGACATCCAGAGCTGACCATCTGAAATCGCTGGTCAAGGTGGGAGTGAACCTGGGCATGAGGGGGCTTACCAAACTGGGCGTATCCGAAAAGTCGCTGCGGGGACTGCCGCTCCTGGGGGTGGTTGCCGGGCTGACGCCGGAGCAGTGCTGGCCGGTGAACCCGCGGCTACGTCCCTTCCTTAAGCCGGCGCTGTTCGGCCTCGAGATGTTCCAGCTCGTTGCCGACTCGCTGCTCGCTCTCAACATCCACGCCGACTCCTCCCCTCTGTTTGCGTCCAACATGAGACTGTACGAGGTGAGCGGCGTCGGGTCCTGCCTGGTGAGTGACTGGAAGCAGAATTTGCACGAGATCTTCGAGCCGGACCGCGAGGTCGCGGTGTTCCGCTCTGCCGAGGAATGCGTGGAAAAGGTGAAGTGGCTCCTGGAACATAGAATCGTTGCCGAGGAGATGGGGAGGGCGGCGCAGCGACGCACGCTTGAGAACTACACCTTCGCCCACCGTGCCCCGGGACTGGCGGGACTGCTGCAAGGACTGCTGGATGCCTCGTCCCGCGGGAGCAAGGGGGCCTGA
- a CDS encoding FkbM family methyltransferase has translation MLDGLKLLLKQGVEFALGHRLPQAPELSCPTVTLGELSYGAWTFCPEGLTRSGVVYSFGVGEDISWDLAVIEKYGVTVHAFDPTPRSAQFVQRQSLPEEFVFHPYGLADYDGTALFYPPENAEWVSHTLLRRRRTAKNAIEVAVYRLETIMSLLGHDRIDLLKMDIEGAEYGVIGDILTSSPVAGGAQQLLVEFHHRFPGKGIKDTNACIEALAKAGLHSFHISESGEDWGFVRNMGR, from the coding sequence ATGCTGGACGGACTGAAACTGCTGCTTAAACAAGGTGTGGAATTCGCGCTGGGACATCGACTCCCACAGGCGCCCGAACTTTCCTGCCCAACCGTGACCCTTGGCGAGTTGAGCTACGGTGCCTGGACCTTCTGCCCGGAAGGCCTCACCCGCAGTGGGGTGGTCTACTCCTTCGGGGTGGGCGAGGACATCAGCTGGGACCTCGCCGTCATCGAGAAGTACGGTGTCACGGTCCACGCTTTCGACCCCACGCCGCGTTCAGCTCAATTCGTGCAGCGGCAGAGCCTGCCGGAAGAGTTCGTCTTCCACCCTTACGGGCTCGCGGACTACGATGGGACGGCGCTCTTCTATCCCCCGGAGAACGCGGAGTGGGTCAGCCACACCCTGCTCAGGCGTCGCCGCACGGCAAAGAATGCCATCGAGGTGGCGGTGTACCGGTTGGAGACCATCATGTCCCTGCTGGGGCACGACCGCATCGACCTGCTCAAGATGGACATCGAGGGGGCCGAGTACGGCGTCATCGGCGACATCCTTACCAGTTCCCCGGTGGCCGGGGGGGCGCAGCAACTGTTGGTCGAGTTCCACCATCGCTTCCCCGGCAAGGGGATCAAAGATACCAACGCCTGCATCGAGGCACTGGCAAAGGCGGGGCTGCACTCCTTCCACATCTCCGAAAGCGGCGAGGACTGGGGATTCGTAAGGAATATGGGACGGTAA
- a CDS encoding glycosyltransferase family 2 protein, with amino-acid sequence MRPLLSVVVCTYNREALLGHCLQSLAGQTLDNERYEVLVIDNNSTDGTSTVVSSFAPRIPNLRLVHEPRQGVSHARNRGWREAQGELVAYIDDDAQACPEWCERIIDAFTAVSPRPVSVGGEIRPWYEAAPPSWFSDEFELRTWGKSAGFLTPPRARHGFSGANVAFARSVLEELGGFSPRYGCATGESTGPGEETDLAQRIYAKHPLFWYDPAISVRHWTPARFTTVAFILRRSYNSGRSLAVMQGRRICSASYVVAFCAALLSLAATPFALLRPSRPLRTELVRRAEDLAGRLGYLMGRVPSGKD; translated from the coding sequence ATGAGACCGCTCCTCTCCGTGGTGGTATGCACCTACAACAGGGAGGCCCTGCTGGGGCACTGCCTGCAGTCGCTTGCCGGGCAAACTCTGGATAATGAGCGTTATGAGGTCCTCGTCATCGACAACAACTCGACGGACGGGACCAGCACGGTCGTCTCTTCCTTCGCGCCGCGCATCCCCAATCTCCGGCTGGTGCACGAACCCCGGCAGGGTGTCAGCCACGCCCGCAACCGCGGCTGGCGCGAAGCACAGGGGGAGCTCGTCGCTTATATCGACGACGATGCCCAGGCATGCCCGGAGTGGTGCGAACGTATCATCGATGCCTTCACCGCCGTGTCGCCGCGACCGGTATCCGTGGGGGGGGAGATCCGGCCCTGGTACGAGGCTGCTCCCCCTTCCTGGTTTAGCGATGAATTTGAACTGCGCACATGGGGAAAGAGCGCCGGCTTCCTCACGCCGCCCCGCGCAAGGCACGGGTTTTCCGGGGCGAACGTGGCTTTCGCCAGGAGTGTTCTCGAGGAATTGGGCGGGTTCTCACCACGGTACGGCTGTGCAACCGGTGAAAGCACGGGGCCAGGCGAAGAGACGGATCTCGCGCAGAGGATTTACGCGAAGCACCCTCTCTTTTGGTACGATCCGGCCATCTCGGTCCGGCACTGGACACCGGCGCGCTTCACCACGGTGGCTTTCATCCTGAGGCGCAGCTACAACTCCGGTCGCTCGCTCGCCGTCATGCAGGGGAGGCGTATCTGCTCAGCATCCTACGTCGTTGCTTTTTGCGCCGCCCTCTTGTCGCTTGCGGCAACACCATTTGCCTTGCTGCGCCCCTCGCGTCCCCTGAGGACCGAACTGGTCCGGAGGGCCGAGGACTTGGCCGGAAGATTGGGATACCTTATGGGCAGGGTGCCCTCCGGGAAGGATTGA
- a CDS encoding glycosyltransferase has product MTSPPEQGHSQPAVTVLMPVRNAERYLAEAIDSVLSQSFTDFELLVLDDASSDTSLDLLRGYSDARIRVVRNDVRLGVAGALNRGAQLARGRYIARMDADDVSLPRRLERQVEYLESHPEVEVLGTWVELMGADGTDLGAWQADRETVTWDDIRGRLPVCNCLAHPSVMMRRELLLRHPYHEKVPYAQDYELWLRLAALGCRMEKLDQVLLRYRVHQESVTSTSNRQEADFKNVRIKALCLAQWCAGRLPSGSFIRTLIQELLRDSSRLLSARVKGVVREALVRAGMLCGNMLPGTRSRLYFFFPFFHVGGAERVHAEIVKLASGDNPRIVITNRSRNAAFKDEFARAGNLWDLSRLLELLPLQAFLRGYLAAVINKSDAALVFGCNTPFFYTLLPYLRPDVRVVDLIHAFGGGIEEVSLPYCDRIDRRIVIDYRTLEDMRRLYAARGLSEDLMDRIDVVENGVAIPATKPERTATERLQVLYVGRGSEEKRVHLVGRIARLCHMQGVPADFTLVGALTDAVAAADQAYCRFAGELPDPEAVAAAYRASDILLLTSEREGFPMVVMEAMANGVVPATTDVGGISHHLRDGENGFILGDCRDEDGLVSRFAAIVARLHQDRRLLHRLSDAAYAHAVANFSGKGFDSYYGKLFDSLPTMGDDR; this is encoded by the coding sequence ATGACTTCTCCGCCTGAACAGGGACATAGCCAGCCTGCCGTCACGGTGCTGATGCCGGTCCGCAACGCCGAACGCTACCTGGCCGAGGCCATCGACAGCGTGCTGTCCCAGAGCTTCACGGACTTTGAGCTGCTGGTGCTCGACGACGCCTCCTCGGACACAAGCCTCGACCTCTTGCGCGGCTACAGCGATGCCAGGATCCGCGTGGTCCGAAACGACGTCAGACTCGGGGTCGCCGGCGCCCTGAACCGGGGGGCGCAGCTCGCGCGCGGGCGCTACATAGCCCGCATGGACGCTGACGATGTTTCACTGCCGCGGCGGCTGGAGCGCCAAGTGGAATACCTGGAGAGCCACCCTGAGGTCGAGGTGCTGGGGACCTGGGTAGAGCTCATGGGTGCCGACGGCACGGATCTCGGCGCCTGGCAGGCTGACCGCGAGACCGTGACCTGGGATGATATTCGCGGCCGGCTCCCTGTCTGCAACTGCCTGGCCCACCCCAGCGTTATGATGCGCCGTGAGCTGTTGCTGCGCCATCCCTATCACGAGAAGGTGCCGTACGCGCAGGATTACGAGCTATGGCTGCGGCTGGCTGCGCTGGGATGCCGCATGGAGAAACTCGACCAGGTACTGCTCAGGTACCGGGTCCATCAGGAGTCGGTAACCTCGACCAGCAACCGCCAGGAAGCCGACTTCAAGAACGTCAGGATCAAGGCGCTTTGCCTGGCGCAGTGGTGCGCCGGGCGGCTCCCCTCCGGCTCGTTCATCAGGACTTTGATTCAAGAACTGCTGCGTGACTCCTCCCGCCTGCTCTCGGCGCGGGTCAAGGGTGTGGTGCGGGAAGCCCTGGTGCGGGCCGGTATGCTCTGCGGCAACATGCTGCCGGGCACGAGATCCAGGCTCTATTTTTTCTTCCCCTTCTTCCATGTGGGAGGGGCGGAGCGGGTGCATGCCGAGATCGTGAAGCTGGCCTCCGGCGATAATCCCCGCATCGTGATCACCAACAGGTCCCGTAACGCCGCCTTCAAGGACGAGTTCGCTCGCGCCGGTAACCTCTGGGACCTGTCACGGTTGCTGGAGCTGCTTCCCTTGCAGGCTTTTCTGCGCGGCTACCTTGCCGCCGTCATCAACAAAAGCGATGCCGCCCTGGTCTTTGGCTGCAACACGCCTTTTTTCTACACGCTGCTCCCGTATCTGCGCCCCGACGTCAGGGTGGTGGACCTGATCCACGCCTTTGGCGGAGGCATCGAGGAGGTGTCCCTGCCGTACTGCGACCGGATCGACCGGCGCATCGTCATCGACTACCGTACCCTCGAGGACATGAGGCGCCTTTACGCGGCCCGCGGCCTGTCCGAGGACCTCATGGATCGGATCGACGTGGTTGAAAACGGGGTCGCTATCCCGGCCACGAAGCCCGAAAGGACGGCGACGGAGCGGCTCCAGGTTCTCTACGTGGGGCGGGGATCGGAAGAGAAAAGGGTGCATCTGGTGGGACGCATCGCCAGGCTCTGCCATATGCAAGGTGTCCCGGCCGATTTCACCCTTGTCGGAGCGCTCACGGATGCCGTAGCAGCGGCTGACCAGGCCTATTGTCGCTTCGCAGGCGAATTGCCGGACCCGGAAGCGGTCGCCGCAGCGTACCGCGCGAGCGATATCCTGCTGCTCACCTCCGAGAGGGAAGGTTTTCCGATGGTGGTCATGGAAGCCATGGCCAACGGCGTCGTTCCTGCGACGACCGACGTAGGCGGCATCAGCCATCATCTCCGCGACGGCGAAAACGGGTTTATCCTGGGCGATTGCCGTGACGAAGACGGCCTGGTGAGCCGCTTCGCGGCCATCGTCGCGCGGCTGCACCAGGACCGGCGGCTTTTGCACCGGTTGTCCGATGCGGCCTACGCCCATGCCGTCGCCAACTTCTCCGGAAAGGGATTCGACAGTTACTATGGGAAGCTTTTTGACTCCCTCCCCACCATGGGGGACGATCGATGA
- the asnB gene encoding asparagine synthase (glutamine-hydrolyzing), with amino-acid sequence MCGIAGIVAPQAERFREQLRLMTDSLAHRGPDGAGSSFFANCALGHRRLAIVDLEGGRQPMLSSDGSTGITFNGEIYGYQDIRRYLEPHPFVTSSDTEVILALYGRHGREMLRRLPGMFSFAIWDDARQELFCARDRFGEKPFYYAVAPEGELVFASELKAILASGMVRPQLDRLSLAHYLKHLYVPCDRTIYSNIHQLPPAHALVWSGGRVTVSRYWELPPPAAPISLDDAVERFRELMGRAIERQLVADVEVGAFLSGGLDSSTIVALASERAASLKTFAFGFGKEINELPYAREIAARYGTDHRELLADRLDLPLLLHEMATCYDEPFADSSNIPTFVMCREAARTLKVVLTGDGGDELLGGYSWYRPLYWADSAAARDRWKMMLVALAWGACRRTGVGLPMRWRELAGGYHLGREARESAELHRRQNVYFSDAELSRFGLELPPVSAPTLFGGVDDALRMDLCDYLPGDILTKIDRAAMAHGLELRAPFLDLELASFLAGLPVALKLSDSQDKMILRQAFGECWTPAVRSRGKQGFGAPVAGWMAQDALQDMLHQYLLPPGGKLVGFFDSKELARIAAGRDYQSWILLVLAIWMEHHDFSA; translated from the coding sequence ATGTGCGGAATAGCTGGCATAGTCGCGCCCCAGGCGGAGCGTTTCAGGGAGCAGTTGCGGCTCATGACCGATAGCCTGGCCCACCGCGGTCCCGATGGCGCCGGGAGCAGTTTCTTTGCCAACTGCGCCCTCGGACACCGGCGTCTGGCCATCGTGGACCTGGAAGGGGGGCGGCAGCCCATGCTCTCCTCCGACGGCTCTACCGGGATCACCTTCAACGGCGAGATCTACGGCTATCAGGACATCAGGAGATACCTGGAGCCCCACCCGTTTGTAACCTCCTCAGATACCGAGGTGATACTGGCCCTTTACGGCCGTCACGGTCGGGAGATGCTGCGGCGTCTGCCGGGGATGTTCTCCTTCGCCATCTGGGACGACGCCAGGCAGGAACTCTTCTGTGCCCGGGACCGTTTCGGTGAAAAGCCCTTTTACTACGCGGTGGCCCCCGAGGGGGAGCTGGTCTTCGCCTCCGAGCTGAAGGCGATCCTGGCCAGCGGCATGGTGCGCCCGCAGCTGGACCGCCTCTCGCTGGCCCACTACCTGAAGCATCTCTACGTTCCCTGTGACCGGACCATCTACAGCAACATCCACCAACTACCTCCGGCCCACGCGCTGGTCTGGAGCGGGGGAAGGGTCACCGTAAGCAGGTACTGGGAGCTCCCCCCCCCGGCAGCGCCCATCAGTCTCGATGACGCCGTGGAGCGGTTTCGGGAACTAATGGGAAGAGCGATCGAGCGGCAGCTCGTGGCGGACGTGGAGGTGGGCGCCTTCTTGAGCGGCGGACTCGACTCCAGCACCATTGTCGCCCTGGCCAGCGAGCGCGCCGCCAGCCTCAAGACCTTCGCCTTCGGCTTCGGTAAGGAGATTAACGAGCTTCCTTACGCACGGGAGATCGCTGCCCGCTACGGCACGGACCACCGCGAGCTGCTGGCGGACCGGCTCGATCTTCCCTTACTACTGCATGAGATGGCCACGTGCTACGACGAGCCCTTCGCCGACTCCTCCAACATCCCGACTTTCGTGATGTGCCGGGAGGCGGCGCGCACCCTGAAGGTGGTGCTGACCGGGGATGGCGGCGATGAACTCCTGGGGGGGTATTCCTGGTATCGGCCCCTTTACTGGGCTGATTCTGCGGCGGCTCGGGACCGCTGGAAGATGATGCTCGTGGCGCTCGCCTGGGGGGCGTGCCGCAGGACCGGTGTCGGCCTCCCGATGCGGTGGCGGGAGCTTGCCGGGGGCTACCACCTGGGCCGGGAAGCGAGGGAAAGCGCTGAGCTGCACCGTCGCCAGAACGTCTATTTCAGCGACGCCGAGCTTTCCCGATTCGGGCTCGAGCTGCCACCCGTCTCGGCGCCCACCCTCTTCGGAGGGGTGGATGACGCCCTGCGCATGGATCTTTGTGACTACCTTCCCGGTGACATCTTGACCAAGATCGACCGGGCCGCCATGGCGCACGGCCTGGAGTTGCGAGCCCCGTTTCTCGACCTGGAGCTCGCCTCCTTCCTGGCGGGGCTCCCGGTGGCGCTGAAGCTCAGCGATTCCCAGGACAAGATGATCCTGCGCCAGGCCTTCGGGGAGTGCTGGACCCCCGCCGTCCGTTCCCGGGGCAAGCAAGGCTTCGGCGCGCCGGTCGCCGGCTGGATGGCGCAGGACGCCCTGCAGGATATGCTGCACCAGTACCTGCTGCCGCCGGGTGGTAAGCTGGTCGGCTTCTTCGACTCCAAGGAACTCGCCCGGATAGCCGCCGGGCGCGACTACCAAAGCTGGATCTTGCTGGTCCTGGCCATCTGGATGGAGCACCATGACTTCTCCGCCTGA
- a CDS encoding methyltransferase domain-containing protein, which yields MAQALVRKAGTDPLMHPKFVPILRCPVTGSGLSLSVEEYDGKGMVRTGVLTAADGVTRYPVVNGVPRFVSAQRYSGSFGYEWRRWPRVQFEADNAGRPMQGHTARMFRSVTEWEPDQLKGKLVVEFGCGSGRFLDQVRRCGGIAVGMDMSAAVEAARENFSADSDVLIVQGDILNPPFQPGSFDLAYSIGVLHHTPDPAQGLARLVSMVRPGGKLACCVYPKGGLYDHPSVHFLRNLHAKLGERLGRRFATGAALAYSYCSAGLLYHLLRLVGNAPLLGPRAVFALETRFLVNVPLPDLRWRILDVFDAITPHFASTHTGEEVKGWFAAAGCGDIRQTVWCATSFVAARPALPDGSG from the coding sequence GTGGCGCAAGCGTTAGTCAGAAAGGCAGGTACCGACCCTCTCATGCATCCCAAGTTCGTTCCGATTCTGCGCTGTCCGGTCACCGGTAGCGGGCTCAGCCTGTCCGTGGAGGAGTACGACGGCAAAGGCATGGTCCGTACCGGCGTCCTCACCGCCGCGGACGGGGTCACCCGCTATCCCGTCGTCAACGGCGTGCCCCGCTTCGTTAGCGCGCAGCGGTACTCCGGGAGTTTCGGCTACGAGTGGCGCCGCTGGCCTCGCGTGCAGTTCGAGGCTGACAACGCGGGGAGGCCGATGCAGGGACACACGGCGCGGATGTTCCGCAGCGTGACCGAGTGGGAGCCTGACCAGTTGAAAGGGAAGCTGGTGGTCGAGTTTGGTTGCGGCTCCGGCCGGTTCCTGGACCAGGTGAGGAGGTGCGGCGGAATCGCCGTGGGGATGGACATGAGTGCCGCCGTCGAGGCGGCGCGCGAGAACTTCAGCGCCGACAGCGACGTCCTGATCGTGCAGGGGGACATCCTCAATCCCCCCTTCCAACCCGGAAGTTTCGACCTTGCCTACAGCATCGGGGTGCTGCACCACACCCCCGATCCCGCCCAAGGTCTGGCGCGACTGGTGAGCATGGTGCGGCCGGGAGGGAAGCTCGCCTGCTGCGTCTATCCCAAGGGAGGGCTGTACGACCACCCGTCGGTGCACTTTCTCAGGAACCTGCATGCAAAGCTCGGCGAGCGCTTGGGTCGCCGCTTCGCCACCGGGGCGGCGCTCGCCTATTCCTACTGCTCCGCCGGCCTGCTTTACCACCTGCTGCGACTGGTGGGAAACGCGCCCCTGCTCGGTCCGCGCGCCGTTTTCGCCCTGGAGACGAGGTTCCTGGTAAACGTCCCGCTCCCGGACCTCCGCTGGCGGATCCTCGACGTCTTTGATGCCATCACCCCGCATTTCGCATCCACGCATACCGGCGAAGAGGTTAAGGGCTGGTTCGCCGCCGCCGGCTGCGGCGACATTAGGCAAACCGTCTGGTGCGCCACTTCCTTCGTTGCGGCGAGGCCGGCGTTGCCGGACGGGTCCGGGTAA